ACTTGGATTTATTATTTGCCAGaaccaagaaaacaaaaaaacatgcacttttcATAGTCTCACTTTTTTACAACTTGAACAGACCATCTTTTCCTCagcctttttatttttagaaatgcatGATATCCTGAAAAGGGCACAGTGGAGTAAATGAAGAGACTCTCGTCTACATCAGAAGGAAGGTTTTCATGCGTTTGGTGCCATGCATCAAAGTCTCATATGGCGTTTTGCCAATCCTCATTTGGCGAAGATACATCACAAAAAACATCACGCCACCAGTACACTGATAATACTGACACTTTCTTGCTCGAGTCCTCACTGAACgatcacaaaaacaaaagtcaCTCTTACAGCTGAACAACACAGCACTGCAAATAATGTGATGCGATGATAACGTTTATGGATGATGGGAATATATGGCAGTTCATGATCACTTTAAAAAGCAGACACACTAACGGgagtataaatgcacaaataaatacactaaatGAATCGAGGAGTCCAGGAAATCTTGCTCCTGACAGTCTTTGTGAAGCTCAGATGACGTTCAGGTGGCTGTTGCTCGTGGAGGACGGGCAGAGAGCAAACGGCTGTTCACGGGTCAGACTGCGCAGAGCACGCAGAACCACATCAGGCATGTGATCGGCGACCATCCGCGGGCTGATCAGAACATTACGGAACGATGTCTCGCTCGACCACTCGGCACGGTATCTCACCGGAGCGAAGCAGTGtctgtgtagagagagagagagagacgtcaAAGATTTTAATAAAGAAAGACACGGatcaatttaacttttttttaaattatttttattatatacttaatttaattattttttaatttattttgttttaatttttttttaattaaatttgttttaatttttttaaattattttatttatttatttttttatttttttttattatttttttttttattgatggtagtaattgttgtttttgttttattatatatttttttaattattaactactgtgtaataattaaatttttaattccagacataaaatgtattttgttttacattattttatttaataattttttcagccattattttaaattacagatagaaataaatgtcattgttttataatatatatttttaattattaactactgtttaataattacatttttaaatcatatattttatttaatcattttttcagccattatttttaattattaaataaatgtcattgttttattttttttaattattaactactgtttaataattacatttttaattacagacatgaataaaatgtattttttttacattattttatttaatgattttttcacccattatttttaattattattttttaattacagatagaaataaatgtcattgttttattatatatatattttttaattattaactacatttttaaatcacagacattaataaaatgtaattttttttacattacattatttaataattttttcagccattatttttaattattattttttaaattacagatagaaataaatgtcattgttttattatatattttttaattataaactaacatttaataattaaatttttaattccagacatgaataaaatgtatattttttacattattttatttaataattttttcagccattatttttaactattattttttaaattacagatagaaataaatgtcattgttttattatatatttttttaattattaactaccatttaataattaaattttttattccagacatgaataaatttaaacatttttaatattttattaaattacctttaactattttaaattatatttttaataacagacatatttaattgttttttattatatatattattttttattctaactGATGAAGTGTGACAAGCTATTAATaagacaggaaaataaaaaatatcaataggAGTTATTATATTAAGGCTGGGCAGTATTACAATATTTACCATGTGacagtaaaagtacagttttatATCCGTGTAGTTATCAGTCGTAGGACTGCTTTATAGCGTCACAGGTGTTTGTACAGTACGTCTGCTATTTTATCAAGAAGTCTGTCTTGTCGTATACACTGTATAATATCATTTTCATCAGTGTGTGCTGACCTGCGAGCCGGCCCGTCCTCGGTGATGTGCAGGATGCGTCCGGGCAGGTACAGGGGCAGGTGTGTGGGGTGTGCGGGCGAGTCGTCGGAGGACAGGCTCTGGTAGGTGTTTGAGCGCTGCACTAACAGACTCTCCTCGCCCAGCAGCGGCTGGTTAAGCACCTCCTCCCGCCGGTTCTCCAGCTCCGTAGGGAAATCATCCGGATCTCCTCCGAACAGCTCGTACCAGCAGCCGCGCATTAAGATCTTATACTGAGAGACAGAAACGTATCACTGATAGAGCAACGGCGGGCAGAGTGTCAGATTCACACGGCGTGAGCGACCTCACCTTTGGCTTACTGCAGTTAGAAACCATTTTTAGTAATCTTCTTTTCAAGTCTTCCATGTTAGGGATACTCAatctacagaaacaaaacacgAACCAATGGAAGTGAGAAAAAAGGAGCCAGAAACAGGCTCTTTAAATATAGCCACGCTTTTATCAAGCACGCATCTGACGGATGACCGTGTGGCCGTTTGATTAAATCTCACCTGGGTACAAGATCTTTTCCGAGCACCACTGAGACGACAAACTGCTTCGAGTAATCAGCCACCGCTTTACTGAAGAGAGAAAGGAGACACGAGTCTAAAAGTGCTGTTTACTGACAAAATACTATGCGTGTTTCTTTGGACGTGCACAATGATAATTGCAAACcgtgcttttataaaacagctgCATGTGTTTCAGGATTGCAGTTTAGGACTGTTAAGCAAAGCTCGCTGAAAAACTGTGCAAGTGCTGAGTGGTTTACCTCATCAGGCCCCCTGGTGGAGAGAAGGCGTAGCACTGGAGTGTGGGATGTGTGCTGCGCAGGAGAACGGCCAGCAGAGACGCCGCGCCCGCTCCCAGACTGTGTCCACAGATCACCAGCTTATACTCCTGCACACAAGCACAAGACAAACCTTGATTGGGCTGCTGGTTCTCCCGCTGGATGATGAAAGCGCAGCAGAACCGCTCTCACAGGTGCGATGTTGAACGCCTGACTCAGAATCCCGTCGTTCACTAGTCTCTTGTAGATGTAATGTGCAGCTTGAGAAATGCCCTGCGATAGAGAGACATTCCGGCAGACATAagcattcagagagagagagataagtgATGTGTGGGTGTattgttttgatgattttaatgttttgtcacCTTGTGAGCGTAGCAGGTTCCCGAGACGCCTTCGACGGACAGATTCTCACATTCAGCCGAGAGATCCGTCAACACATCCTGCAAACACAAAACCATCAAATCCACTGAAATACAGAGAGATTATTTAggaaataatcaataaataattctacactgtttttttttctaaataaataaaacgttaaACAACTAAAATCAATCTTTAGGCAGCACGACATTATGAAAAAGGAATATTTATTACAAGATTCGCTAATTAATCTGTGTTATAATAAAGAGTAATTGTTCATTgtatatcaattatttatttatacatcatttattattcttttttaatattcattaataaatatatattttttatagtagtTCAGAGATTAATAACTAAttgttaaaactataaataattcaaactaattgtttttaaaaattgttttaaatgctacaagagGATTTAGGCAATAAAACATTACGAACagtatgaaaaatttatatttatttctgaaaaatgtattttttgtaatatgtttttttatttagaaagaactcttgtataaataaataaatatatatttttaaataagttattttatttttttacattttatttatttatcatttaataaaaacatcattttatgaTAGGTAAAATTGGTTAACTAAACATTTGTTAAACAACTTTTAATTaggattttttaactttttttaaataaaaaaatatgtttaaaactttaaatgaataactgctgtcattgttagttcatgttaactaatgcagttCAGTAAAGTTAACAAATAAGATCATACTATTAAATGTAAgatattaactttaagtgagtgttatacagcaacaacaaaaagaagtaataaaattatttaaatattagtaaatgagAGTGTTCAgttccttgattctgattggttgagccgcgtcTGCAGCTGCTgtaaattacaaacacacacctttgtttacttctgtgtgttgctcggcaaccactttgtaaGAATCATTACGCCTGTGGCATGAACAGCACAGGGTGAGTAACTCTCAATCCTAAATATGAGCGATATTAAACGCCCAGGAAACAACACTAATATCAACTTTCCATGCAAACTCTGTGAAATGgctcatttgaaaatgaaatgatcTCGACAGTAGCAAATAAAAGGTGTGCTCAGGAACGACTGGCAAGCAGCGAGAGTGTGATTTGTTTAGGGAAATAACAGCCTGACTGTCCAGAAGAAACACACCTGCGGATCACACACTAGTGAAGTCGTGTCAGGACTCACCTTCAGCGACAGCGTTCCCCTCACAGCCACCAGGACCGCCTCTCTCTTGTGATCTAACGCCACGTAAAACGGGATCTCGTAGATCTAGAGTAAACAGACACTGCTGGAGGTTGGACTGCACAATATTGGAGTAAATAGAGTTTAAAAATCAATCTCGTTCTACTTGAGTTTGTATAGGCCACATTCACACTGTTTTAACCAATTCAGTATCCTTATAaagttttattgtgattattattaaattcaataatacagtaataacaaCCCTTgtgagacaataaaaataaaaaaaagttacaaagtgGTTCTTAGAGGGCAAAAATGTCtgtcaaagaaaaaagaaaaaaaacgtcctaaaaatattatattattgatcTTTTTATCAACATCAGTTCTgataaaaattccaaaaaatctTTGGAAGATATTACAGTCTTGGATTTGTTAATGATCAGCAACAACActaattttaatgcaatttttttttttttgttcagtgtcagattattaatatatatatatatatatatatgagtatatgtTCCACAGGCCAAACCTGAGAAAATGGTGCCATCaagacaaaaactgtaaaaaactaaataaaataaaaataaaagttgtaaaacGTGTTTTGTAGGTAAATGCttataatgtgttttcattaagattaattttttataataatagtatagttattttttgattatttttattacaacaaaattAATCATTCTGTTGGCTTTTACAATTGAATTTTttctgttggatttttttttttacaatttttttttttaaattttgttttaataattgttttaattatattttttgttggctttacaattacattttttttttacaattttactgtatatatatatatatatatattatatatatatatatataatatatatataatataaatgatgtacaAGTATAAATATacgtatatacacatacaaatattttttcaaatataatcatatatgtatgtgtatttacatatacacaatGCAAACACATATAGTGTGTAAAcatcagcttttattttgattgtgattaatcattttgcagCCCTAGATTCATGAAAATAATGAGACTGAAGTAAATGAgtatacacaaaaatacacatttttgactcatatatacagtacagaccaaaagtttggaaacattactttttttaatgtttttgaaagaagtctcttctgctcatcaagcctgcatttatttgatcaaaaatacagaaaaaacagtaatattgtgaaatattattatcaacttaaaataatagttttctatttgaatatactttaaaaaaaataatttattcctgtgatgcaaagctgaatttccagcatcattactccagccttcagtgtcacatgtaacatccagtctatcacatgatcatttagaaatcattctaatattctgatttattatgagtgttggaaaaaacagttctgctgtctaatatatttgatgaataaaaggtttaaaaagaactgcattttattcaaaataagaaataaaaaattataataaatatatattctaataatatatttctttactatcacttttttatcaatttaacacatccttgctgaataaaagtattgattttattttaaaaaaaagaaagaaaaaaaaattactgacttgcaattactgaccagtagtgtaaatatttgttattacaaaatatttatattttaaaaaaaaacatagctctttttttttttttttactttttattcatcaaagtatcctaaaaaagtatcacatgttctgaaaaaatattaagcagcagaactgtttccaactttgataatgaatcatcatattagaatgatttctaaaggatcatgtgataatgatcctaaaaattcagctttgcatcacagaaataaatgataatttaaagtataataaattttaaaaacaattattttaaattgtaataatatatcacaatattactgttttttctgtatttttgatcaaataaatgcaggcttgatgagcagaagaaacttctttcaaaaacattaaaaatagtaatgtttccaaacttttggtctgtactgtatatatatataaatgaaaaagataaaaaatgtcTCTAAGGATGCACAAGGGATAATTTGTGAtcaatttgtgtttatttggtggGTAGCCatcaaataaaagagaaaaaaattggtTTTAGAGTAAAGCCCCACTGAAACATAGAATCATTCTAAAAACTTtggatttatttaattcaatcacAGCCAGTGCAATTTGAAAATCCCAAAgccatatcatttttatttctgaaggACAGTGGCGTCACCTGGTTATGAAAGCTGATGTGGATGAAGTCTCTGTACTGCAGGCCCGTGCTCTGTAAGATGGAGGTGAAATGGCAGCCAAGGCTGTCTCCTCCGACCAGATCGTACTCCGCCTGACGGCTTCGACAGCTGAAACACAGATTCAGATGAGTGCAGCTCTGTATTTAACTCTGTCAGGCTTCAGCTGGAGAATGTCACACGCACCAGTCTCCGCTGAGTTTGCAGAGGCCCGTGAGCGGGTTGGAGTAGACGTATAGAGGCCATCCGTACGCAGCCGCTGCAAACTTCATAAAGTGAGCGGCCTTCTCAAGCTCAACCTCCAGATCCTCCCTCTGAGAAAACACGCGTGTGagctcacacagacacaaactACACTGCACATGCATCAGCTCCGGCGGTAATAGACTCACTATAGGAGAGGACGGGCTGTGGGACAGCACCTCATCAGGGTCCCTGCAGTGCTCCATTTTgtcctgttcctgatgcagaagaGCCAGACCAGCCGCGATGTCACTGGGAACCAGGTCTGTGTCCTGGAAACAAGACAATGCGCCATAGCAACggacaccactaatatatatatacacactattggtcaaaagtttgggatcagtaagactttttgtttttgatgttttttaaagaagtctcttatgctcaaaaatacagaaaaaaacagtaatcttgcaaaatgttattacaatatgaaataatggtttctatttgaatatcctttaaaatataatttatttctgtgatgcaaagctgaatttccatcagccattcctccagtataaagtgtcacgcgatcctccagaaatcattctaatatgctgatttattattagaattatcaatgttgacaacagctgtgctgccaaatatattttttggaaactgcaatacttttttcaggattctttgatgaataaaaaaattcaaaagaacagcatttatcaaaaatataaatctgTGATCACttcttaatttaacacatccttgctgaataaaagtttacatttctttcaaaaaaaaagaaagaataaaaattcttTCCaaaagactccaaacttttgaacggtagtgtgtattgttagaaaagatttctattttaaataaatgttcttctttttaactttttatccatcaaagaatcttagaaaaatgtatcacagcttccaaaataatattaagcagcacaagagtttccagcactgataataaaacagaatttctgatttctgaagatcatgtgacactgaagagtaatgatgctgaaaatacagctttgatcacatgaataaattagattttaacatatattcaaatagaaaaacgttattttacagcataataatatttcacaatattatatttattcctgtattttttaatcaaataaatgcagccttgatgagcagaagaaactcctttaaacaacattaaaaatcattctgattccAAACTGTTGAccagtacagtatatacagtaatcaacatttaaagtggatcaaaaaaagttcataaaagttGTCCTAATATAAGAAcaggtattgttttggttttaggacaactatACTATTGACTACATacgcacatacatatatatatatatagtcactatatatatacacatacatatacactacatatatatacagtactgtgcaaaaatcttaggcacattagtattttcaccccaaaaagggtttcaagtcagttatttctatcttttgctgtagtgtgtcagtagaaaatatcagtttacatttctaaacattaattttgccattaattttaataataatctagtgagatttttgaacacatgaagatctgatctcaccatcatcgaatctgtctgtgattacatgaagaaacagatgaaactgagacacactaaatccagaagaactgtagcaacgtcttcaagacattttaagaaacctgCCTCCAAAAGCTACAGCACTGTgagaagttttaggcacttgtgtaaatatgCTCTAAATTAAGGATgccttcaaaaatattttatttatcaattaagttctattaactaaatcaaatccaTATTTGGTGTGACCAgcctttgcatttaaagcagcttttgtccaGGTGcacttgcacattgtttttcaggcagctttgcaggaaggtttcttcaagcgtcttctggatttagtgtgtctcagtttcatctgtttcttcatgtaatcacagacagattcgatgatgtgagatcagatctctgtgtggagcaccggCTGCTGTCAGACtgaaaaatctcactagattattattaaaattaatgacaaaatgaatgtttggaaatttaaactgatattttctactgacacactacagcaaaagatagaagcttaaaacccttttttggggtgaaaacactaacgtgcctaagacttttgcacagtagtgtgtgtgtatatatatatatagttagagcaccctcactaatttaagGAGCACCCTTagtgatttgattctggagcCGGGTCTGAGGAGATTTCTGTGAACTGTGTGACTTTTCAGTGTAATGTGTTAAAGACAACGGACCAGGAAGAATCCGCTGACGAGCTGGGCGATGCTGGAGAAGGCGGCGCGGTGGTTGTTGTCCTGCGGCAGGCAGCAGCACAGCAGACGCAGACGGCTCTCCCAAACCCGCGACGCCACCGTGTGCGCCGTGTAGAAGAGCTGAGACGACTCGCTGCTCTCCAGATCCCTCACCCCCCGCGGAGCGTCTGGAGGAGCGCCCGGCCTCTGACTGCCCAGAGGATCGAACACAACCAGCACACCCACCACCATCGACAGGAGGATGATCCagctgaggacacacacacacacacacacacactctttatcCTGCAGAAAGACTGTGTTTGTACGATTACCAGAGCTTACAATCAATCTATGAGTCATTCAAGGCCAGCTTCCAGTAAACACACCGAATCACACAAATGAGAATGTGTTCAAGATAAACTCCGTTTAATACATTTTGGCATATAATTTTGCATTCTGAAAGACTGACAGTTTTATAGTATGATCTGACTTTATAAACTCGTGCTGAATCTACAAGAAAGAGCATTTGATCCTGATATttctacaaataaaaaactaaatcatcCACTCTCAAAAATAACAGAGTTAACTTGAGAAATTAACTTATCCTTCTCTTGAAAGGACGATGATGTTTTGATTTAGGGAATAGATCATTACTTTAAAAGTGGAAATATATGCAGCTGCAACAGGGTTGAGACACAAGCCTAttcaataataaagaataaatgtattgtataaaaaatataaaagagagAAGACTAGCTTTTAtgggcttttattttgttttaatcacaGTTTGCATGAGGACAGGACAAATCCACATGCGTTTAGAACAATGTCTGTATTGAAAACATGGTAAAAGTAATTCAACTCATTTTGTAAacaacaaaattgttttttttaagtctccTCTGctcatttaatttgatcaaaaatacagaaaaagtgaaatatttttacattttaaaatatcagtgttctgtgtgaatatgtagtaagctataatttatttctgtgatgtgcagctgtattttcagcatcattgctccagtcttcagcgtcacatgatcttcagaaatcattctaatatgatgatttgctgctcaagaaatatttctgattatcatcaacgttgaaaacagtcgtgccgcacgatatttttgtggaaactgtgatgcattttatttttaaaggactCTTTGACGAATAAATTCAACACAACAGCATTTTTTgcaacgttataaatgtcttcactcccACTTCTGATCAATCTGATGCATCCTTGCCAAATTAAActataaatgatttgtttttcctTACCTGGAAACCACAGCTGCGATCACAGCCCCGACCTCCTCCGGCTTGCACCCTGTGCTGCTGTCAGACACCCAGACGGCCCCCAGACAGGCCCACACGAGCTCGGGGACGTACAGGAGGGCCCGCAGATACACCAGAGCTGGCACAGAGCGCCGAGGACCCGGATTCATGATGGTCCCTAAACCAAACCACAGCAGCGTCACACCGACAAACCCTCCAGACGAGAAGAAACCACGGCACACGCCCGCTCACTCACCTTGAGCACTGATGTAAACGATTGCACAGAGTGTCAAAATAATCACACCCAACAGAACGAGAAGAACTACCAGGTAATTATGCAAATATGTGCCACCTTGACAGTCAAACCGTCCTTTATGATTGGTGTAGACAACTAAAGTCACAATCCACCTAAGAGATGACAAGTAATGTGAGCATTTAACACACAAGAGCAAACATTAGATCATTAGTATGGTATTAACATATATTTATGAGCATGCAGTTGTGAATATCTTATCATTATCACCCCCACAAATCATTTTTGGTATTTCTAGTAGCATGGTGTGTTTACTATGGTATTGAACACTTCCTACTCGTGTAGGAAGGTTAAAAAGATCGATGTTTACAAGTGTCTCACCACACAGCTCTGATAAATAACTCGAAGGCACCAGGAAACACAAGATCATCGCTGGCGATCCGCCATCTGCGTCCAAACACCACCATCGCCGGCATCCTGAGCGCGCTCTCTTCTCAAATCAACACAGGTCTCCTTTCGCGATCGTTTATGTATGACAGCGAGCACTGCAAGACCATATTACTCTGCCAGACGGGAACTGCTCTCCTGTTCTTTATAAAGTGACATGTTGGTAATTAACGCCTCTTTCGCTGACGTCTGACTTGAAGAAAAATCTCAGCTCGCTTTGTTTTCCTGCTCTGTGTAGCAACCAAATGCGTCCGACTCCGAGTTCCACGAGATAAATAGTTCCGTGCGGAATTCAAGTAGGTCTAATAATAACGTAACGGTTTTAAACATCGAATCTAAATTTACTTATGCTTATTGAAAAGTAATTCAGAATATacgttaattaattaattaaatatatatacattttattaatccatatatattttttatttatttatgtatattatttttaaatgttttattttccaaatttgaagttgatgtgaaaaaaaatt
This region of Cyprinus carpio isolate SPL01 chromosome B12, ASM1834038v1, whole genome shotgun sequence genomic DNA includes:
- the daglb gene encoding diacylglycerol lipase-beta, with translation MPAMVVFGRRWRIASDDLVFPGAFELFIRAVWWIVTLVVYTNHKGRFDCQGGTYLHNYLVVLLVLLGVIILTLCAIVYISAQGTIMNPGPRRSVPALVYLRALLYVPELVWACLGAVWVSDSSTGCKPEEVGAVIAAVVSSWIILLSMVVGVLVVFDPLGSQRPGAPPDAPRGVRDLESSESSQLFYTAHTVASRVWESRLRLLCCCLPQDNNHRAAFSSIAQLVSGFFLDTDLVPSDIAAGLALLHQEQDKMEHCRDPDEVLSHSPSSPIREDLEVELEKAAHFMKFAAAAYGWPLYVYSNPLTGLCKLSGDCCRSRQAEYDLVGGDSLGCHFTSILQSTGLQYRDFIHISFHNQIYEIPFYVALDHKREAVLVAVRGTLSLKDVLTDLSAECENLSVEGVSGTCYAHKGISQAAHYIYKRLVNDGILSQAFNIAPEYKLVICGHSLGAGAASLLAVLLRSTHPTLQCYAFSPPGGLMSKAVADYSKQFVVSVVLGKDLVPRLSIPNMEDLKRRLLKMVSNCSKPKYKILMRGCWYELFGGDPDDFPTELENRREEVLNQPLLGEESLLVQRSNTYQSLSSDDSPAHPTHLPLYLPGRILHITEDGPARRHCFAPVRYRAEWSSETSFRNVLISPRMVADHMPDVVLRALRSLTREQPFALCPSSTSNSHLNVI